One window of Metamycoplasma arthritidis genomic DNA carries:
- the tsf gene encoding translation elongation factor Ts: MSPDLKKLKELRERTNSGLLDCKNALEATDNDIEKAIKWLQENGIIKAAKKSARIAAEGITKAYIKDNVAVLFELNAETDFVARNQLFIDLANKIQDALAANDFSDIEAANKVKIDGMTIEESCQDLTAKIGEKITLRRAEKFVAKPGEVVAGYTHANSRVADIAIAKGANQEALRHVTMHIAALNPSHLFESCLPKAQHDEIVNRINSDPKLANKPEKIQESMKAGMLKKEFNELGVLMFQPFVMEDSKTVAKYLEENQLTLLDATRYEVGEGIEKKVVDFAAEVAEQMKQ; this comes from the coding sequence ATGAGCCCTGATTTAAAAAAACTTAAAGAACTTAGAGAAAGAACAAACTCAGGTTTATTAGATTGCAAAAATGCTCTTGAAGCAACTGATAACGATATTGAAAAAGCTATTAAATGATTACAAGAAAATGGCATTATTAAAGCTGCTAAAAAGTCAGCCAGAATTGCTGCCGAAGGTATTACTAAAGCTTACATCAAAGACAATGTTGCTGTTTTATTTGAACTTAACGCTGAAACTGACTTTGTGGCAAGAAACCAATTGTTTATTGACCTTGCTAATAAAATTCAAGATGCTTTGGCAGCGAACGATTTTAGTGACATCGAAGCAGCTAACAAAGTTAAAATTGATGGCATGACCATTGAAGAAAGCTGCCAAGATTTAACCGCTAAAATTGGTGAAAAAATTACTTTAAGAAGAGCTGAAAAATTTGTAGCAAAACCAGGTGAAGTAGTTGCCGGGTATACTCACGCTAACAGTAGAGTTGCCGATATTGCGATTGCCAAAGGTGCTAATCAAGAAGCCCTAAGACATGTAACAATGCACATCGCCGCTTTAAACCCATCACATTTGTTTGAATCTTGCTTACCAAAAGCACAACATGATGAAATTGTTAATAGAATTAATAGCGATCCTAAACTAGCTAACAAGCCAGAAAAAATTCAAGAATCAATGAAAGCCGGAATGCTTAAGAAAGAATTTAACGAACTTGGTGTTCTAATGTTCCAACCATTTGTTATGGAAGATTCAAAAACTGTGGCTAAATACTTAGAAGAAAACCAATTAACTTTACTTGATGCAACTCGTTACGAAGTTGGTGAAGGTATTGAGAAAAAAGTTGTTGACTTTGCCGCTGAAGTTGCTGAACAAATGAAACAATAG
- a CDS encoding HxHSH motif-containing lipoprotein produces the protein MKKIVKLITLSATSVTTFLMPIVLTSCTREDYEDQSKIGTLPETKKKTYEISSPLAKEIQALYEGDITKLFIDGKENFRRYSADWAPLVRNLSLLRARLNELAAQQTIVENRQALEEFIKNWFSTKVSDLSKYKLAYYLYKYALIFNDANAVLKGINLQFESNQFLENLAIVDDRLNGKDINIARLQNALKSLWEFVKHHIIDLQRITKKEDLPNINLEDDSNAHNHSHAVVNLTNELGLWHNEMLAWKNELDHLKTDFEAAQPHIVENINHITLKDAFEQLIKTFQKATSPSSDYNLLDASFQTRGKAILEKLKGFLIQIAKDNGIADAIDFEI, from the coding sequence ATGAAAAAAATAGTCAAATTAATAACATTAAGTGCAACAAGTGTAACCACTTTCTTAATGCCAATTGTTTTAACAAGTTGTACTAGAGAAGACTATGAGGATCAAAGCAAAATTGGGACCTTACCTGAAACTAAGAAAAAAACTTACGAAATTAGTTCGCCATTAGCCAAAGAAATTCAAGCATTATACGAAGGTGATATTACTAAGCTATTTATTGATGGTAAAGAAAACTTTCGGCGTTATAGTGCTGATTGAGCTCCCCTAGTAAGAAATTTGTCACTTCTAAGAGCACGTCTAAATGAACTAGCAGCACAACAAACCATTGTAGAAAATAGACAAGCATTAGAAGAATTCATTAAAAACTGGTTTTCAACTAAAGTAAGCGACTTGAGTAAGTATAAATTAGCTTACTATTTATACAAATACGCCTTAATTTTTAATGATGCTAATGCTGTGCTTAAAGGAATAAATTTACAATTTGAAAGCAACCAATTTCTTGAGAATCTTGCCATTGTTGATGATCGTTTGAATGGTAAAGATATAAATATTGCTAGACTGCAAAATGCTTTGAAAAGCTTATGAGAATTTGTTAAGCATCACATCATCGACTTACAAAGAATTACTAAAAAAGAAGATTTACCTAATATTAATTTAGAAGATGATAGTAACGCTCATAATCACTCCCACGCTGTTGTTAATCTAACTAATGAATTGGGGCTATGACATAACGAAATGTTAGCTTGAAAAAACGAGCTTGATCATTTAAAAACCGATTTTGAAGCGGCCCAACCACACATTGTTGAAAATATTAACCACATCACTTTAAAAGATGCGTTTGAACAACTTATAAAAACTTTTCAAAAAGCAACCAGTCCCAGTTCTGATTACAACTTATTAGACGCTTCTTTTCAAACTAGAGGTAAGGCCATTTTAGAAAAACTAAAAGGTTTTTTGATTCAAATTGCAAAAGATAACGGTATTGCTGATGCGATTGATTTTGAAATTTAA
- a CDS encoding MAG3240 family lipoprotein, producing the protein MKKNKILLSLITISSLTIPLVTLSCSKNESYLDINKISRRYLTRLSGSQIATLHNYQKIFYFYKSGKKTYYDYAKFNGKELELYYEGNIAKYSFDFKTKSNWEQFINSVSDFAVRDSQKDIDINELIKEYNFDDVDLSNGYSDIWFNTLTQKNGHDYHRVGNDDEPYFPDLQSLIFRAVRDSETNFSLLNKRAMVNKNNKNIIANNHFKNEYIQGSSWLKKDDQIKLFEYFLMLYISKFTKSVKEIKINWKAATVRQSYSGQSEYVEFTIEDIIDFQNKSLLKPENKNKKFYINNFRTYKTNQKFGVGNEGLKEELPLFNEYIQNPLLRINGGQYLNIVDNINHFIKGATSFEFWNAKGLMYLFQNFKDEMLSVDIPEDKKQEDAQYKIIDFKYTNYLKTNQLFKAIVRVFKKDGTYKDYVWISSNFDDHGHRLKGLILSNKYEDELKPSDFYNFNENLNPIPKGISLEEFLKASDKYPSTPFEKLLERAGANLEQAYSYWNNDIRANYEANFIRDDSFQIKLLASFLNNYLLSYALENEAGKINSGVKRIDVKVLPTPYEVGRVKLQLSFMSYANENDVDFKSPGEKVLKTITLYWNGFKGYDNSLGNNAFTVIEK; encoded by the coding sequence ATGAAGAAAAATAAAATCTTACTTAGTTTAATTACAATAAGCTCACTTACTATTCCATTAGTTACACTAAGTTGTAGTAAAAATGAATCGTATCTTGATATTAATAAGATTTCAAGGCGTTATTTAACAAGACTTTCTGGTTCGCAAATTGCTACTTTGCATAACTACCAAAAGATTTTTTATTTTTATAAAAGTGGTAAAAAAACTTATTATGATTATGCCAAATTTAATGGTAAGGAACTCGAACTTTATTATGAAGGAAATATCGCTAAGTACAGTTTTGATTTTAAAACAAAATCTAATTGAGAGCAATTTATTAATTCGGTTTCTGATTTTGCTGTAAGAGATAGTCAAAAAGATATAGATATTAACGAATTAATAAAAGAATATAACTTTGATGACGTGGATCTATCTAATGGTTATAGCGATATTTGATTTAACACTTTAACTCAAAAGAATGGACACGATTACCATCGTGTTGGCAATGACGATGAACCTTATTTCCCTGACTTACAAAGTTTAATTTTTAGAGCAGTTCGTGACAGTGAAACTAACTTTAGTTTATTAAATAAAAGAGCAATGGTCAACAAAAATAATAAAAACATTATCGCAAACAATCATTTTAAAAACGAATATATTCAAGGTAGTAGCTGGCTTAAAAAAGACGACCAAATTAAGTTGTTTGAATATTTTTTAATGCTTTATATTAGTAAGTTTACTAAGAGTGTTAAAGAAATAAAAATTAATTGAAAAGCCGCTACCGTGAGACAATCATATTCGGGACAAAGTGAATATGTTGAATTTACAATCGAAGATATTATTGATTTTCAAAATAAATCTTTACTAAAACCCGAAAACAAAAATAAAAAATTCTATATTAATAACTTTCGCACCTATAAAACTAACCAAAAATTTGGTGTTGGGAATGAAGGTTTAAAAGAAGAACTCCCTCTTTTTAATGAATACATTCAAAACCCGCTACTTAGAATCAATGGTGGACAATATTTAAACATTGTTGATAATATTAATCACTTTATTAAAGGCGCAACCAGCTTCGAATTTTGAAATGCAAAAGGACTAATGTATTTATTCCAAAATTTTAAAGATGAGATGTTAAGTGTGGATATTCCTGAAGATAAAAAGCAAGAAGATGCTCAATATAAAATTATTGATTTTAAATATACAAACTACTTAAAAACGAATCAACTATTTAAAGCAATTGTTCGCGTATTTAAAAAAGATGGCACTTACAAAGACTATGTTTGAATTAGTTCTAATTTTGATGACCATGGCCACCGACTAAAAGGACTGATTTTAAGCAATAAATACGAAGATGAACTAAAACCAAGCGACTTTTATAACTTCAACGAAAATCTCAATCCTATTCCAAAAGGGATTTCGTTAGAAGAATTTTTAAAAGCAAGCGACAAATATCCAAGTACTCCTTTTGAAAAATTACTAGAAAGAGCAGGTGCTAACTTAGAGCAAGCTTACTCTTATTGAAACAATGATATTCGCGCTAATTATGAAGCCAATTTTATAAGAGATGATTCATTTCAAATTAAATTGCTAGCATCATTTTTAAATAATTACTTATTGTCATATGCACTTGAAAATGAAGCTGGCAAAATCAACTCTGGTGTAAAGAGAATCGATGTAAAAGTGTTGCCAACTCCTTATGAAGTAGGGCGAGTTAAGTTGCAATTAAGTTTTATGTCATATGCTAATGAAAATGATGTTGACTTTAAGAGTCCTGGAGAAAAAGTACTTAAAACTATTACTTTATATTGAAATGGTTTTAAAGGCTATGACAATAGTTTAGGTAATAATGCCTTTACTGTAATTGAAAAATAA